A stretch of Coccidioides posadasii str. Silveira chromosome 2, complete sequence DNA encodes these proteins:
- the LTE1 gene encoding Guanine nucleotide exchange factor lte1 (EggNog:ENOG410QDPV~COG:T~BUSCO:443at33183) yields the protein MEEGGGLSEPGGRPMISPRSDGCLPPAPPETGIREPSSPGQNPACMGKFGLRRSHSVAESKSISKIHSSAGEEPARPVWRGDRGGRFLGPRLSKRSQSKGITSDISTASGCREGRHFTVGNVGQNGKIYLRPVPLSKQAFHTRGRSQPPGHGHTKHVKSLQPMPQSEDVRHSFWSNSQMSDLRPQHIQESSLGGRTVRDGMAGSYHHGSQLSRRHSLSTIGDEYHPSPSRNRGELRIVIERPDTEEFKPHVPSIPSEIPSSGLSSYTPPLFPSPRALSGINTSPAQSSVFYKLKEPIDPSVFDHLMLIMDDVSVVRYAKETKQVTAATPARIVAQISSESFMDYELVSDFFLTFRSYLSPSNLLSLLLARLQWAINRLEDDGRIIRIRVFAALRHWILNYFVDDFVSNRDLRIQFCGRLNHMYEEIKHRSKNSHSDLKILIDLKKCWNGRCSLYWDAQESADRKDPDEPVVPGGIEGSNDGELSSRDLEEIGHNFENVLGMHVQPPPVSARPFSPAAGNLDSRNQQASPEPVVERRTSPLSPSTIQPDSCSFPHIIPKRNSFQSNQAEAPHPVVLASPKFGSPISPGQFAFPPMPPIWRRPMHSHKRSGSFSDSVRDDRAPLPLSSVDSHGQPPFQMLPHTENMIRGNVYGPPEPLLVSFGPPSPNFEVPPTGFGRQDTTTRSDRPKQSGPAVKAFIGTLRRALQTRPSGQGPSRGISPSESRGKTSPLPKNVSFRPDGYRGKGGTHSQSNTRVDLLCEEAYLSYRKLLKESELSRPSMDQGTARSAPSDTQKERHLSGDMPANPNYLAASRRDSIPSQLTTGSKSIVIVDDTRTGTPIMPSGLQISLPPTRYDPSKPARGYSPSRDVGSKPFVHSGTIRHSPCYGESFTTMFGSKAPESGRESLVTCGESTRGVNKIFHNIRKYASHESVMNRHKLGSDIESVNRSNISQKSSLKPRGPMLRRRRGGDLRKMQNETESAPRSKASSAADDMTETSSIGGSMLQMANKIHFNERNKEAANRAHPRQRHSLDESRHLRRSFEATVAGFAKIPDDGDGGIESTLLKLEGKWERQSPICGQQGDSNARVDGGCKLRAPGASTLGSSEHGASSTSGVRISSYVESEDSYCSVPLLERGLADDSMKSPRLYDAHSSTNSQPQLSGQEQLPSTETEPSLSIEMVEKTDSMQQLPHHSRYMKSRSTSAHPYGNELEIDDYASELSSEISIDVINGAEAAGPSNRNGHGASPIMAFATLGVPTHPLADPPSPPITLGYQGTRTSDVYPTSLQQQPLTPEVSPNSMALRRTSGGVKHIRSHSDNSQRNGETHLQGSPTGALTGPGHTPFILAYDSELLARQFAIVEQAALSEVDWKDLVDMKWSHSSQTTLNWVNYLADQDRKGIDMVVARFNLMVKWALSQIVMTTNRALRASTITKLIHVAVYSRRIRNYATMLQMTIALCSIDCTRLVKTWELVPDGEKQLLKEMERLIQPTRNFHNLRSEMETCNLQEGCIPFVGLYVQDLTYNAQKPAQIAGTRDGEPLVNFERYRTAASIVKSLLRLIDSSTKYNFEPIYGLVERCLWIASLTDDRIITLSKELE from the exons ATGGAAGAAGGAGGCGGATTGTCTGAACCAGGGGGGAGGCCGATGATCTCCCCCAGATCCGATGGGTGCCTACCTCCCGCCCCCCCTGAGACTGGCATCCGCGAGCCCAGTTCCCCGGGCCAGAACCCTGCATGCATGGGCAAATTCGGTCTGCGGCGGTCTCACTCTGTCGCTGAAAGCAAAAGTATTTCAAAAATTCACTCGTCCGCCGGCGAGGAGCCCGCACGTCCAGTATGGCGCGGGGACCGGGGCGGCCGCTTTTTGGGCCCAAGACTATCGAAGAGATCGCAGAGCAAAGGCATCACCTCTGACATTTCAACTGCATCGGGATGTCGGGAAGGAAGACATTTTACTGTTGGAAACGTGGGTCAAAATGGAAAAATATACCTCAG GCCCGTGCCTCTTTCGAAGCAGGCTTTCCATACTCGAGGACGCTCTCAACCCCCGGGACACGGACACACCAAGCACGTAAAAAGCTTACAACCGATGCCGCAGAGCGAAGATGTTAGACACAGCTTTTGGTCTAATTCACAGATGTCCGATTTACGACCTCAGCATATTCAAGAAAGCAGTCTGGGCGGCAGAACAGTCCGGGATGGCATGGCTGGTTCATACCACCACGGCTCTCAGTTAAGCAGACGGCATTCCCTTTCCACAATCGGGGATGAATATCATCCGTCGCCTTCAAGGAACCGTGGGGAGTTGAGGATTGTGATTGAGCGACCTGATACCGAAGAATTTAAACCACACG TGCCCTCTATTCCTAGCGAAATCCCGTCCAGCGGCCTGTCATCTTATACCCCGCCGCTCTTTCCCTCCCCTCGTGCTTTGAGTGGGATCAATACATCTCCAGCCCAGTCCAGCGTCTTCTACAAGCTGAAGGAGCCAATAGACCCGTCAGTCTTCGACCACTTGATGCTGATTATGGACGATGTTTCGGTGGTACGATATGCAAAGGAAACCAAGCAAGTCACCGCTGCAACCCCGGCCCGTATTGTCGCCCAAATCTCGTCAGAATCGTTCATGGACTATGAGCTCGTGTCTGACTTCTTCTTGACGTTTCGTTCCTATCTATCACCGAGTAATCTGCTCTCGCTACTGCTAGCAAGGCTCCAGTGGGCAATCAACCGCCTCGAAGACGACGGTAGAATCATCCGAATTCGCGTATTCGCGGCCTTAAGACACTGGATCTTGAATTATTTCGTTGACGATTTTGTGTCCAATCGCGATTTGCGAATTCAGTTCTGTGGCCGGCTTAACCACATGTACGAGGAGATAAAGCATAGGAGTAAGAATAGTCACAGCGACCTCAAAATTCTGATAGATTTGAAGAAGTGTTGGAACGGCAGATGCTCCCTTTACTGGGACGCACAAGAATCCGCAGATAGGAAAGATCCTGACGAACCTGTCGTTCCCGGCGGCATCGAAGGTAGCAATGATGGAGAGCTCAGTTCCAGAGATCTGGAGGAGATTGGCCATAATTTTGAAAACGTGCTAGGGATGCATGTGCAACCACCACCGGTTTCTGCCCGGCCCTTCTCGCCAGCGGCGGGAAACTTGGATTCTCGAAATCAGCAAGCATCGCCTGAACCTGTCGTTGAACGCCGAACATCGCCTTTGAGCCCCAGCACCATTCAACCGGACTCTTGCTCGTTCCCGCACATTATCCCAAAACGAAATTCCTTTCAATCTAACCAAGCTGAAGCTCCCCACCCTGTGGTTTTAGCGTCGCCGAAATTTGGTTCTCCTATTTCCCCTGGACAATTTGCGTTTCCTCCCATGCCTCCGATCTGGCGTCGACCAATGCACTCTCACAAGCGCAGTGGCAGCTTCTCAGATTCCGTCCGCGATGATCGAGCGCCGCTGCCGCTGTCCAGCGTCGACTCTCACGGACAGCCTCCGTTCCAGATGCTGCCTCACACGGAGAACATGATCAGAGGGAACGTATACGGCCCTCCCGAGCCTCTCTTAGTCTCTTTCGGCCCTCCATCTCCTAATTTCGAGGTTCCACCGACGGGATTTGGAAGACAAGATACAACTACCCGATCGGATCGGCCAAAGCAGTCGGGCCCGGCTGTGAAAGCGTTTATTGGAACGCTGCGGCGTGCTCTGCAAACCAGGCCGTCTGGACAAGGCCCTTCTCGCGGAATAAGCCCGAGCGAATCACGAGGAAAAACGTCTCCGTTGCCTAAAAATGTGTCCTTCCGTCCCGACGGTTATAGGGGCAAGGGAGGAACGCATTCGCAGAGCAATACACGTGTGGATCTGCTTTGCGAGGAGGCATATTTATCTTACCGAAAGCTGTTAAAGGAGTCGGAGCTTTCGCGGCCGTCAATGGACCAGGGAACTGCACGCTCTGCGCCATCCGATACACAAAAGGAGCGCCATCTTTCTGGTGATATGCCTGCTAATCCGAACTATCTTGCAGCCTCACGACGTGATAGCATTCCTAGTCAATTGACAACGGGAAGCAAATCCATCGTGATAGTGGACGATACTCGTACCGGAACACCGATAATGCCAAGTGGGCTGCAGATCTCTTTACCTCCGACAAGATATGATCCGTCTAAACCCGCTAGAGGCTATTCACCATCGCGCGATGTAGGCTCGAAGCCCTTCGTGCATTCAGGCACGATTAGACACAGTCCGTGCTATGGGGAGTCCTTTACAACCATGTTTGGATCAAAGGCTCCCGAATCGGGACGGGAATCCTTGGTAACTTGCGGCGAAAGCACTCGCGGAGTCAACAAGATATTCCACAATATTCGAAAGTACGCATCTCATGAAAGTGTGATGAATAGACATAAACTTGGTTCCGATATTGAGAGCGTGAATCGGTCCAACATTTCGCAGAAATCCAGCCTCAAGCCCCGTGGCCCCATGCTTCGTCGACGACGGGGTGGAGATCTACGAAAGATGCAGAACGAGACCGAATCAGCGCCTAGAAGCAAAGCATCCTCAGCCGCTGATGATATGACGGAAACCAGTTCAATTGGCGGTTCCATGCTACAAATGGCAAATAAAATACATTTCAACGAACGAAATAAAGAAGCTGCCAATCGAGCCCATCCTCGTCAGCGCCACTCTCTGGATGAATCGCGGCATCTGCGTCGGTCTTTTGAGGCTACAGTGGCTGGGTTTGCTAAAATACCCGACGATGGTGACGGAGGTATCGAGTCAACGTTGCTGAAGCTAGAGGGCAAATGGGAAAGGCAGTCACCTATCTGTGGACAGCAGGGTGATTCTAACGCCCGTGTCGATGGGGGTTGCAAGCTTAGAGCGCCAGGAGCGTCTACGCTTGGATCCAGTGAACATGGAGCTTCGAGTACATCCGGGGTTCGAATCAGCTCGTATGTTGAATCTGAGGATTCCTACTGCTCCGTTCCACTTCTTGAACGTGGCTTGGCCGATGACTCAATGAAAAGCCCGCGGCTGTACGATGCTCATTCAAGTACCAACTCGCAGCCGCAGCTCAGTGGCCAGGAACAACTTCCATCAACAGAAACCGAGCCCTCTCTATCAATTGAAATGGTAGAAAAGACGGATAGCATGCAACAACTTCCGCATCACTCGAGGTATATGAAGAGCCGTAGTACCTCTGCTCACCCTTACGGCAATGAACTTGAAATTGACGACTATGCCTCCGAGCTGTCATCGGAGATTTCGATAGATGTCATTAACGGTGCCGAAGCAGCCGGCCCATCCAACAGAAACGGCCATGGTGCCTCTCCAATCATGGCATTTGCAACTCTCGGAGTTCCTACACATCCGCTCGCTGATCCACCATCGCCACCGATAACTTTGGGATATCAAGGTACCAGGACATCTGATGTATACCCGACAAGCCTGCAACAACAGCCTTTAACTCCCGAGGTGTCTCCCAACAGTATGGCCTTGAGGAGAACTTCTGGAGGTGTGAAACACATACGCTCTCATTCAGACAATAGTCAACGTAACGGAGAGACACACCTTCAGGGTTCGCCCACTGGAGCACTTACGGGCCCTGGCCATACGCCGTTTATCCtagcatatgattcagaacTTCTCGCTCGACAGTTTGCTATCGTGGAGCAGGCTGCTTTGAGCGAGGTGGATTGGAAGGACCTGGTTGATATGAAATGGAGTCATTCATCGCAAACAACGCTTAACTGGGTGAATTATCTGGCGGACCAAGATCGCAAAGGCATCGATATGGTTGTTGCTCGGTTCAACCTCATGGTGAAATGGGCGTTGTCGCAGATTGTTATGACAACAAATCGGGCCTTGCGAGCAAGCACAATCACCAAACTCATCCATGTGGCTGTTTATTCGCGGAGGATCCGCAACTACGCTACGATGCTGCAGATGACGATAGCATTGTGTTCGATCGACTGCACTAGGCTTGTCAAGACGTGGGAGCTTGTTCCCGATGGCGAGAAGCAGCTGCTCAAGGAGATGGAACGCTTGATTCAGCCCACCCGAAACTTTCACAATCTACGGTCTGAAATGGAGACTTGTAATCTACAGGAAGGCTGTATACCGTTTGTCG GCCTATATGTTCAAGATCTCACTTACAACGCCCAAAAACCAGCTCAGATCGCAGGCACTCGCGACGGCGAGCCGCTAGTGAATTTCGAGCGATATCGCACAGCTGCGTCGATCGTTAAGAGCTTGCTTCGGCTAATAGACTCGAGTACAAAGTACAACTTCGAGCCTATATACGGTCTGGTTGAAAGATGTCTTTGGATTGCATCTTTGACAGACGACAGAATTATCACCCTCAGCAAGGAGCTCGAATGA
- a CDS encoding uncharacterized protein (EggNog:ENOG410PI9B~COG:S~BUSCO:2045at33183) — translation MDQAGPYHEASSDADIYEPNELEKPKPRALPDDLPTSLDDRRSVPTYTAETEMYDGWQGQSQFLTSPVPTKPLTFNLTLNDQTHDDDLGFRTSAYPENGRMEGSDARLMEMLAAQAAHRDVGIAGTDEDDIAADKKLTDEQKRDILQKTLNTAASNGDVERVKKLLNGEASRYVDVDLPDEEGTVPLIYASCFGHHEVVTALLEAGAQVDNQDRNRWSALMWAMTNRHKTIAKVLLDYGASPEIRSSSGGTAFDFVQPGTDISNYLQENGYNFGSSGINNDFYDSGFGHGRFEEEMAENEIKRRMMMEESAMNLEVDLSSLGLDEKLDAMDDELEDQQEFVWDRCLHDQMFVFQEHELDRILDIIITTMTPQRSPSQKPIPANVLFLCARYAHYHASPELLSTLLLSATDRINAVVEKHQWDMTILAFWISNATLLLHYLKKDGELVSATVEFQLHLAELINDIFILIIRDAERRMDKVFDNAMLEHETIPGFEDVHFQNEWKLFRSKSKVKPEPLEKRLRPPSPKRRAEISPRNITSLLSSTLFVLDLYDVHSVITAQILSQLFYWLGAELFNRIMTTRRYLARTKAMQIRMNVSALEDWARLNNRQPEHYENGSTTCTGESTVEAARKHLEPVVELLQWLQCFSSLGDDLDSLIATLQQLPRLTPIQLLHAVKLYRPEVGEKGLPKSAMKYITSLKDDPYLLYRPTSPKAETTPTSQATNAAPSTPTVATMHGKDGDSAEPATPQTPQLQPPSTSQPQQQSPSQASPQPAISASERTSLLLDPAMTLPFSLPTSTDMLISYGAGFGGTNRDRERKYIPTVPTEFLARFDRS, via the exons ATGGACCAAGCGGGCCCTTACCATGAAGCGTCATCGGACGCTGATATCTACGAGCCAAACGAACTTGAGAAGCCGAAACCACGAGCCCTACCCGATGATCTCCCTACGTCTTTGGACGATCGCCGCTCGGTGCCCACATACACCGCAGAGACAGAGATGTATGACGGTTGGCAAG GCCAATCTCAATTCCTGACAAGTCCTGTTCCCACGAAGCCATTAACGTTTAACCTCACCCTCAATGACCAGACGCATGACGATGACCTTGGCTTTCGAACGAGCGCCTACCCAGAGAATGGACGCATGGAAGGCAGTGACGCGCGACTAATGGAGATGCTAGCAGCTCAGGCCGCGCACAGAGATGTTGGCATCGCGGGAACTGATGAAGACGACATTGCTGCCGACAAGAAATTGACGGACGAGCAAAAGCGCGATATCCTGCAGAAGACGTTGAACACAGCCGCCAGCAACGGCGACGTCGAGAGGGTGAAGAAACTGCTGAACGGAGAAGCAAGCCGATACGTCGACGTTGATCTACCGGATGAGGAGGGGACGGTGCCGTTGATATATGCCAGCTGCTTC GGCCACCACGAGGTTGTCACTGCACTGCTTGAAGCGGGAGCGCAGGTTGATAACCAGGACCGCAATCGGTGGAGCGCATTGATGTGGGCGATGACGAATCGGCATAAGACCATTGCAAAGGTCCTGCTCGACTATGGGGCATCTCCCGAGATCAGATCTTCTTCTGGAGGTACAGCTTTCGATTTCGTGCAGCCTGGGACGGACATCTCGAACTACCTGCAAGAGAACGGCTACAATTTTGGGTCATCTGGTATCAACAACGACTTCTATGACTCTGGTTTCGGTCACGGTAGATTTGAGGAGGAAATGGCTGAAAATGAGATAAAAAGACGAATGATGATGGAAGAAAGCGCAATGAATTTAGAGGTTGACTTGTCTAGCCTGGGCCTTGACGAGAAACTCGAC GCTATGGACGATGAATTGGAAGACCAACAGGAGTTCGTGTGGGACCGGTGTCTTCATGATCAAATGTTTGTTTTCCAGGAGCACGAACTTGACAGGATCTTGGATATTATAATTACCACTATGACACCGCAGCGTTCTCCGTCTCAGAAGCCCATCCCCGCAAACGTCCTATTCCTATGTGCTCGATACGCCCATTACCATGCCAGCCCAGAACTCCTGAGCACGTTGCTCTTGTCGGCAACAGATCGGATCAATGCCGTGGTAGAAAAACATCAGTGGGATATGACCATTTTGGCGTTTTGGATATCTAATGCTACGTTATTACTTCACTACCTGAAGAAGGACGGGGAATTGGTATCGGCAACGGTCGAGTTTCAACTCCATCTCGCAGAACTCATCAATGATATCTTTATCCTGATTATCCGCGATGCAGAGCGGCGCATGGACAAAGTTTTCGATAACGCGATGCTCGAACATGAAACAATTCCGGGATTCGAAGACGTTCATTTTCAAAATGAGTGGAAACTCTTCCGATCTAAATCGAAAGTTAAGCCTGAACCGTTGGAGAAGAGACTGAGACCGCCTTCGCCGAAGCGACGGGCAGAAATCTCTCCGCGAAATATTACCTCTTTGCTCTCCTCGACTCTTTTTGTGCTGGACCTTTACGATGTCCACTCCGTCATCACTGCCCAAATACTTTCTCAGTTGTTCTACTGGCTGGGTGCGGAGCTCTTCAACCGGATTATGACGACGAGGAGATATCTTGCACGCACGAAAGCAATGCAGATAAGGATGAACGTATCTGCACTTGAGGATTGGGCGCGGTTGAACAACCGACAGCCGGAACACTACGAGAACGGATCTACCACCTGCACGGGCGAGAGCACGGTTGAGGCAGCCCGCAAACATCTTGAGCCGGTTGTCGAGTTACTACAGTGGCTGCAGTGTTTCTCGTCGCTGGGTGACGATTTAGACTCCCTGATTGCAACTCTACAGCAACTACCACGCCTGACCCCAATACAGCTCCTTCACGCCGTGAAACTGTATCGGCCAGAGGTGGGCGAGAAGGGGCTTCCGAAGAGCGCGATGAAATATATCACATCTTTGAAGGACGACCCATATCTGCTGTACCGGCCAACATCACCAAAGGCCGAAACAACTCCCACATCACAGGCGACGAATGCCGCCCCTTCGACGCCCACTGTGGCGACTATGCATGGTAAAGATGGCGATTCAGCCGAACCGGCAACGCCCCAGACACCGCAACTGCAACCACCTTCGACCTCACAGCCACAGCAACAGTCTCCATCGCAGGCATCCCCTCAACCGGCGATCTCCGCGTCAGAACGCACATCCCTACTACTTGACCCAGCGATGACCCTTCCCTTTTCTCTTCCGACAAGCACGGATATGCTGATCAGCTACGGAGCCGGGTTTGGAGGGACGAACCGGGACCGGGAAAGAAAGTATATCCCGACCGTTCCCACGGAGTTTCTGGCGAGGTTTGATAGAAGCTGA
- a CDS encoding uncharacterized protein (EggNog:ENOG410PPPB~COG:S): MLLTLKPPLLNGISHESVPRPASPPYQNPPSAASTPRTSKISSKYTARYEQMTPAPASHEHASETAHRNLPPPMTMSLPTINQMPNSAAQLHPSQWQHSEESLRLWLPVKVEEDRRKQEEERTRQESLKLDQRKIEQAMLRDSLQAGVPPYMIPLIFTGLGGGNLQWAQPYISQMSTGTSRPPQIPMQGYQQPAPQQQQEEYHQPQHSRHGSQTAPPQPIQHHAPVQGQQAALDVPRDNRMIPPNPYAANRSVPPATARPPVQQTPPSPAQSPYIRVSQPGHSNPTPAALPAQPMTILSRINSAEMHIQQPQMNPGGRPPPPTSSRTSHPQQNASVKQESQQHAQASPSIYFHHWVPPSNPNTPSGKSPNISPNTGHPASHLRSEYQHSPRKRKAQGSHQPAPPPSSHLSESSSTESLPSGPNRPGRRNTGNSRPGNSSLSQSNDMVATNHSDPGRPGGQMNVNTLVSNHERTTSRSSHRDEPISSSSDHTQHGQIIILGRYRTSRNSRENSIATNGSVGNEASSHRIEENAPKQNATGPQNGHSSNHISYSNGYHHDVSNGVAVDSVPAGALPARVMDVNHPPAPQPTMVHQN; encoded by the coding sequence ATGTTGCTCACTTTGAAACCACCGCTCCTCAACGGCATTTCCCATGAGTCCGTGCCTCGGCCTGCCTCTCCTCCCTATCAGAACCCTCCATCGGCCGCCTCAACTCCTAGAACCTCTAAAATCTCGTCCAAGTACACTGCCAGATACGAACAAATGACGCCGGCCCCCGCATCACACGAACACGCCTCAGAAACTGCCCACAGGAACCTTCCTCCGCCCATGACCATGTCTCTCCCCACGATAAACCAGATGCCGAATTCCGCGGCCCAGCTACATCCGTCGCAGTGGCAACATTCAGAGGAGTCCTTGCGACTGTGGCTTCCGGTAAAGGTTGAAGAGGATCGAAGGAAACAGGAGGAAGAGCGAACGCGTCAAGAGAGTCTTAAGTTGGATCAGCGAAAAATTGAACAGGCCATGTTGAGGGACTCATTACAGGCGGGTGTTCCTCCATATATGATACCCTTGATTTTCACTGGTTTAGGCGGTGGAAATCTGCAGTGGGCGCAACCCTATATATCTCAGATGAGCACAGGGACATCACGGCCTCCCCAGATTCCAATGCAAGGCTACCAGCAACCTGCTCCTCAAcagcaacaagaagaatatcatcAGCCACAACATTCGCGACACGGATCCCAAACGGCCCCACCTCAGCCGATCCAGCATCATGCTCCAGTTCAAGGGCAACAGGCAGCTTTAGACGTTCCTCGAGATAATCGAATGATTCCACCTAACCCTTACGCTGCCAACCGCTCCGTCCCTCCCGCGACGGCGAGACCACCTGTGCAGCAAACTCCACCATCCCCAGCCCAGAGCCCATATATCCGAGTTTCTCAGCCTGGTCATTCAAACCCTACCCCTGCGGCACTACCTGCCCAACCAATGACCATACTCTCCCGTATCAACTCGGCTGAAATGCACATTCAGCAACCCCAAATGAACCCTGGTGGAAGGCCACCACCGCCAACCAGCTCGCGGACTTCTCACCCTCAACAGAACGCATCCGTCAAACAGGAATCGCAACAACACGCCCAGGCCTCCCCCTCTATCTACTTCCACCATTGGGTGCCACCTTCTAATCCCAACACGCCGTCTGGCAAGAGCCCGAACATCTCTCCTAATACGGGACATCCAGCCTCGCATCTTCGTTCAGAATATCAACATTCTccgagaaaaagaaaggcccAGGGAAGTCATCAACCAGCTCCGCCACCGTCGTCCCACCTATCTGAATCGAGTTCTACGGAGTCCTTGCCTAGTGGGCCGAATCGACCAGGAAGACGTAACACCGGCAACTCACGCCCCGGGAATTCTTCTTTATCTCAGAGCAACGACATGGTAGCGACAAACCACTCTGATCCGGGCAGACCCGGTGGGCAGATGAATGTAAACACATTAGTTAGCAATCATGAAAGGACGACTAGCCGGTCTAGCCATCGAGACGAACCTATCTCCTCTAGTTCAGATCACACCCAGCACGGGCAAATCATCATTCTGGGACGATACCGGACAAGTAGAAACTCGCGAGAAAATTCAATCGCAACGAATGGCAGCGTGGGTAATGAGGCGTCGAGTCACCGCATAGAGGAGAATGCTCCGAAGCAGAATGCCACGGGTCCTCAAAATGGGCACAGTTCGAACCATATATCCTACAGCAATGGATACCATCACGATGTCTCCAACGGGGTTGCTGTTGATTCAGTCCCTGCCGGTGCACTTCCAGCCCGTGTGATGGATGTGAATCATCCACCTGCTCCTCAACCAACAATGGTCCATCAAAACTAA